The Triticum aestivum cultivar Chinese Spring chromosome 5A, IWGSC CS RefSeq v2.1, whole genome shotgun sequence genomic sequence GTGGCCATACATATATATACTGTAGCAGTAGAGAAGCTCATGGGTCATGGCTCTCCTTCTCTTTCTCCGGGACACAGAACCGAAGATTTTGATTCTGCCCAACCCGAAGTAAACAAGGCACATGGGCTCCAAAAGTGAACATGGCTGCCTTGTTAGGCCGGCATCGAGGCCTTCACTATTCATTCAATGCGAGCAGTAAGGTACTACTACTAGGTGTAGTGTAGGTGCTGTTGGAGTTAAACACGTCTCCATCTCCTAGCCGGCTCAGACTGGTAACATATCTGGTGAAACGAGCCAACTCATGCACCTCGTCGGCTCGAGCTCAGTGGTAGCTGCTGATTGCTCAAAAATTGCTGCAAGATTTGCCGAACATATCTTCCACTGCTGCAAGATTTGCTTTGTTCTACTGCAGTTCATTCCCCAGCAGAAAATTTGTTTAATGAGTTTTAAGATCCACTTCATAGTTCATACATACTAGACTTACTAGAACTACTTTTTATGTGATCAAGAACTATTTTTTTATGTGATCAAGCTGTGTCATTAGTTTTATTTGCCGCGAACTCTGTACTTTactttgttttcccttttgtttatGCCTACACGAACCAGCTGCATCTTGTTTTTAGCCTTGGTTAATTCTAGCCTATGCCATCCTTTCCCAACTTTAATCCAACATTTAGAAAGAAAGTCCCGTTCAGTATTATTCCTTGTGAGTACTCCTTTGGTACTTTTGTCTCTGAAATTCTATTGGTGATCTTTTTTACCTTTGCTTGCAGGGCATGTCAGGGAACTTCTTGTGAGTAATATCTTAAAAAAAGTGGTTAACAGGGAGTTTGCGGATGTGCCTGCAATAGATTATATTTGCTGTGTTTATTGTCAAATTTTTTTTGCTGTGTTTTCTTCTGGTTCACTTTGTTGATCTTAAAATGGAACTGCACTTTGATGTTCAATTGAAATTTCTGGAAGCATTACTAGTTCATCTTATTCATGAAAATTTTACTGTTGCAATTCGTGTTCCACCAATGCTTTTCGAATCAACAATACTGATCTAGGGTACATGTCCTGGAGTCATCTTACCAATTCTTGATACATGTAACTGTAGTACGTGTGAACTGTAATTGGAGATACTGATTTCAGTAGATGATTCTTAACAGGATGTGCAAGCGAGTTCAAGGCCCTGCGTCATCCAGAAGGAACCATGTTGTAATTTCCCATCTGCGCTAACGCTCGATCTAAAAGCGCGAGTGCTGGACGACATTTCATGATTCTCCTTGTACTCTGGCCAACCTGTGGCTATCACTATTTTTATTTCCAACTGTTTTTGAATTAAGTCTGACTCGCATCCGAGAAATCACTGTTTGTGCAATTGTGGTTTCATTCTATAAATATATATGTACACTGTTTCCAAATGTGTATATGACAGTGGTGTACGACAGTGTCCCTGTCAAAATTTCTGGAGCTTTtacaatctatacctactaataaagcaagatgCGTTTCtctaattttttcatccgttcaccaatATTAAATTTTTCCTAAGAATTGTTCTATCCGATGTGGTACTAATATTTTGTTTGCTAGAACAAAAATAATTTCGCGGGAGACAGCTGGGCCGAAACTGGTCCTGTGCTCATTTTTTCGAGCTGGGCCGCGGTGGTACTAATCCACTTTGTGGCTTGTCAACCACGTGGGCCAAACCGGGCCTGATCCGCACTTCTTTTTAAAGAACGTCAATTGGAGTACTAGCAAAAATATGTCTTGTGAGGGTTCGAACTCATGACCAAACCATCCATTCCAAAGGCTCCGCCAAACTGAGCTACTGTACATGTGTTGTAAAAAAGGGTTCGATAATGtttaaatagtcccacctcgcttatTTTCATTCAATCACATCAATTTATATACGTTGGCGACTTCCACAGGAATCAAGGAGCAACAttgagggctcctttgattcaaaggaattctataggatttctggaggattgaaatccttaagaatttttcctatgttggtcctttgattcataggattggatctcataggaatttttcctatggaatcttttgtactacattttatagaaaatctaacatccactccaacctctttttacaattcctttTTTTTTCCTGTTCCATCAAACACTCCATGCTAATCCTGTAGGATTCATGTGTGCATGCCACTCCAACCCTATATTTTTCCTATTTCTACGTTttgaaaatcctgcgaatcaaagagggccTGATAATCAACAAATGGGGGTTGACAATAAACGAAAGACATAGACTTTACGGTCCTATTAAATTAAATGGAAGGAAGAAGAATACGAAGAAAGGTCACGTGATGAAGGGAGAGACTCTCTATATATATGATGGGCTGATTAAAGGAATTCATTGATAGTAATTAAGGAGGGAAGAGAAATAGGAAGGCCACGTTGATGGGGGGAGACATGATCGGCTGAATAATGAGGCTAATTAaggaggggaggaagaggactaggaaGGCCAAAAAATAGGAAGACCACCTTGACACGGAAGGACATACCGCGATCAATAATGAAGGGGAAAAAAGCCCTAAAAACCCTTAAAAGCCATTAATAAAAATATGTTTTTGTCTTCATGCAAAACTTGCTACAAGTAATGCTAACTTCGAGCACCACTATgttcaaaataaataaattcatGCACCACTATTACCTGCCCTTAAACTACAAATATTGTGGCAAAAGACCCAACTGTCCAAGGAGGAGAGAGCCACGCCGAGTGCGGGCTTATGGCGGCCGAGCCCCAGGCAGGCCGGAATCATGGTCGTTCGAATGGGCTTTGGGATCTGAAATCAGTCACGCTGTTGGCAGGCTGCTGTCAGCCTAGGCCCGCATATACGGTCCGGGATACAACTAGTTGCAGCGTAGGCGTACATGTTTGGCCCAGCGGCTTCATTCGAATCGGCACATGAAAGAGAATCTCATCCTCCTCCCCTGATGTTATCCTGAACCCCGTGGGAGAAGCGGCAGCGACAGAACAGCCCTGCCTCTCGGCCCCATTCACTCTCTCCGCCGGACGACGGCGGCGCCGGTGCTGTGCCGCGAGATGTCCAACAATGGTGTTGACTGCAATGGGTATGTGTATTCCgcggcccccctttttccttccggCCCCCTCCTTTTCTTCAGGTCATGGCCTGCTTAATCCCCATGGCGGATTTGGATAGAGTTGACTGAGGAGCTTGATTTTGTACAGGATCCTTGGGGTTTACTGCTTCTCTCCAACCTCTGGAGTTGCAGGACTCCATGAGTGTCGTCAATGGCCAGATGGGCGACGGCGGCGCGACCGCACATCCACGTATAGATCCTCGTCTCTTTCCATTGATCTGAGTTCGTTTTGCTGTGTCAAACCCTTTTCTGCAGGATGCGTGTTCATGCGGCAGAGCTGATTGGTGCTGTCCTACCGGTGGAGTCGCAGGATTCCATGGCATCGCAGATGACCAGATGGGCCGCGGTGGCGAGGGCATAGAGATGTATGGGAACACCGGCTTTTGCGGCGTGATCAGAAGCTATAAGCGGCTGGACAAGGAGGTAATTGTGGATTAAAAATTCTCTCATCTAGCACAGGAAATGGTTTAATTTTCGGGATAATGCTAGACTGCCATGGTTTTCTAGTCAAAGACGCTTGTTGTTCAAACCAGAAGCATCCGAATTTGCAAAACAGATAGCCTCTTTTGTGCCTTGAATTGCGAAGCTAACTGAGATTTCCTGGTTGTTTGTGTATAGCATACCTTTTTTTGGTCCTGAATTCTGAACCTTACTGAATTTTTTTGGTTGTGTGTTATGACTTATGAGTGTAGTATACATTTTTTGGCCTGATTTCTTAACCATATCCGGGTATTGATTTTCCACAATCAGTGATGCACTCATGGTTATGTGTATTTGTTTGTCTACGTTACTTAATAGATTTAGTTTTTTTATCTGTATGCAGCCATCAGTTAGGTAACTGAAATTTGATGACAGTGGTGCATTATGTTCTTTAACTGCTATACTGAAGCAGTGGATCGAAACATTTAAAAACAATCAGCTCGTAAGTAATTAACTAGGACTTGGTGGTTATTTTATTATTATAGATTGGGCCTGAATTATGAATGTGACTGAAATATCCTTGTTTTGTGTTATTAGTAGaatagtccccccccccccccccctaattcTTAACCTAACTGAAATTTATTTGCTAGGGTGAGGATCAGAAAAACACCTGTCGAGCATGAGTGGGTTTTCACTCTGATTTGGTATCgacatttccttttctttttttgcagAGTGGAGTTTCATTGAGAGCTAACCTGCCAATCGAGAGGCATGCCAATAATGTTTACGTCCGGGTGACTTTTGATCAATTTAGCAAAGTTATGTACAAAGCTGGTGCATATGTGCTGGAAGAACTAGAACTGAACATATGTTAGCATTTGGATTTTACAGTGTCCAATTGCTAGTAATGTACATATTTGCTGCAGGTTAATTAGTTGGTCTATAGTACGCGATGGTAACTTGGTTATCTGCTGCTGACTAATTATCTGAACATTGTTATGGTGTTGGCAGACTATACCAGTGCGTATACTATCATAGCTTTGGTTTAAACTACAAACTATCCGAAATTCTGATTTACGATGTGTGGCTTTGAGTGTTGCTAGCTTTTGTTGGAGATGGAATACCAAAGATCACTCTGAAAAGTTTGTTTTTTACAAAACCTTTAGGCCCTGAGTTGAATTTTGTTTTTGTTGGCATAATAGATGAAAATGTAGCCTTGGCTTCATATTTTGGAAGTTGAAGTATaagattatatatatattttttttgcgggaaaagtaCAAGATTATATTACCATTTTCAGTATGCCTTACTCGCTAATGCAGATGTGCTAGgcgttttatttatttttgatttaAATTTACAGCGCTAAATAAATCCGCTAGTTATCATGCGAATCATGTTTTATACTATGTGATTGTTTAACTGGACCAAATGGGCGGTACAGATTAACTGACTAAGCGTCCATTGGAGAGACTAATCTCATCGTTGCACTGGATGGCACCTTACTACTAGAATCAGAACTTGTGGGGTGGGCTGGACTGATCTGTTTGCGTCAGTCTCGAGCGTGAACTGATAGTACAGTTGAGGAGGGCACGTCAGTTTTGGTCGTTTTtttatttgagagagagagaattttgatCGTTGTTAACACAGTGCACGCATGCCCATTGTTCATCTCTTTTCCGGGgtagaaatcacatatttgacctgaggcagAAATCAATTCACAAACTAacctgctttcaaaaaaatttcactctgctgaccctttcgtgtggcgcccgacagctgggcgtcgcaccctactgtgcagcgcccatCACTTAGGCGCCACActtcctgccagcgtggcagccctggtccagctgcggccccacacgcacctgtgcagcgcctaagtcttaggcgccacacatgtaatgtgcagcgcctagctcgtgggcgctgcacagtctgtgttccacttgggctggccccaccctctctcccctcccacccccaccccacacacccccaccccacccaaaccctaaggcttgcggccctcctctcttcccctctccccccctctcaaatccttctcaaatcttgcaaatccggagtatttgaccgtggatttcgaagccaacccctcccttaaggtaatctcctcccatcccctcgttttcatccataggaattgtcacatttgctcaaatcttgctagtttgggggaaaccctagttttgacttggatttgcaaatttgtgttgaatgatgttatgtttctttgctaacTTGGGTTGGTTAAGCttccatagtatgctagggttagggttatgtgtgtttgatgttggtgttagggttatgctatggttatGGTTGTTTTATATGTTAGGGCATATGTGTGCAAATATTTTTCTTAAgtatttacttgatatatgtgtgtttttgattattgtagggatggggagaacatgtgtttatgttcatcatgtggatagagaggcctttttgaaaggcaatgttgagacggacccgaatgagcttgacatggtgtttgagagtagtcctagctatgcggagcttttggaacaagtgaggaaagatttgaattggacggacccaagtgacgttgttgagttcgagggaaggcataatgttggttttggaatgcacatccgttggaagacaatgcgtgtgaactccgagcaacgttgggttgcatacaaggagacggttgccgaatctctagacaaggctcttgagttatttgtctccaagaaggttgagtctactttgaatttagacttgaaccggaacccctccccgttggttgctagcactcccccacccatgaaccaagatcaaatgagtgaacctcaattcacgcaacaagattggccaacattgagcccgactccaaacaaccaaaatgaaggttttgaagaggagaatgatgagtacgaggaggatgacaacgaagttgacctccatgacaacaatgtgggtgatctcgaccaatatcatgtgcaa encodes the following:
- the LOC123107997 gene encoding uncharacterized protein isoform X1, which codes for MVLTAMGSLGFTASLQPLELQDSMSVVNGQMGDGGATAHPRFHGIADDQMGRGGEGIEMYGNTGFCGVIRSYKRLDKESGVSLRANLPIERHANNVYVRVTFDQFSKVMYKAGAYVLEELELNIC
- the LOC123107997 gene encoding uncharacterized protein isoform X2: MARWATAARPHIHDACSCGRADWCCPTGGVAGFHGIADDQMGRGGEGIEMYGNTGFCGVIRSYKRLDKESGVSLRANLPIERHANNVYVRVTFDQFSKVMYKAGAYVLEELELNIC